Within Bacillus sp. FJAT-45350, the genomic segment TCTGCTTTTAGCTTATCTAAAACTAGTTTGTCTGTTTCGAAAGCTAGTTCTGGTAAATCAGAATAAGAGAAATAATTTACTTCACTTAAATCGTCGTTTGCTTGAAGGCTTCCTCCAATTTCTTCTGCTAAAAACCAAATTCCGACTGTCTGTTGTTTTGGGTTATGGAAGTTTGAATGGACTTCATAGACGCGTTGGACGTTAATTTCAATTCCAGTTTCTTCGTTAAACTCCCTAATAACAGCTTCTTTCACATCCTCATCGTATTCAACGTAACCACACGGAATGCACCATTTGTCTTTATAGCTAATGTTACGTTTTCCTAAGAGAACCTGCTTATTTTTAATAACAATCGCCGCAACGCCAACAATTGGATTTTGATAGAATACAAATCCACAGTCAACGCACTTTGGTTTATTCTTATCCTGTTCACTATTTATAGTAAGTTTTCCTCCGCATTTAGGACAAAATTGATATCGCATAAACTACTCCTTTTGATATAATGTTTCGACACAATTAAAGAAAAGTAAAATAAAATAAAAGACCGTTAAGATCCTAAATGGTTAGATCTTAACGGTTTTAGATTATTCACTAATAATTGTATCAAGTGCTATCTCAATCATTTGATTAAATGTTAATTGTCGTTCTTCAGAAGTAGTTTGTTCACCTGTAATGAGATGGTCACTAACAGTAAGAATGGATAGTGCTTTTGCTTTATAGCGAGCAGCAATTGTATAAAGAGCAGATGACTCCATCTCAACAGCTAGTGAGCCGTGCTTAGCTAGAAGAGGCACGAACTGTTCGTCATTATCGTAGAAACAGTCACTCGTAAATACATTACCTACATGTACCTTTTTGCCACTTTGTTTCACTACGTCATATGCATTTTTCAACAAATCAAAATTAGCAGTTGGAGCATAATCTAATCCTTTAAACTGAACTTTGTTTACTGCAGAATCAGTTGATGCCGACATAGCGAGAATAACATCTCGAACATGAACGTCATCTAAGAAAGCCCCGCATGTTCCTACACGAATTAATGATTTTACATTATATTCGTTAATCAGTTCGTGGACATAAATAGAAATAGACGGTACACCCATTCCTGTTCCTTGAACTGAAACCTTCTCACCTTTATACGTACCTGTAAAACCTAGCATCCCTCGAACTTCATTATATTGTTTCGGATTCTCTAAAAAAGTTTCCGCAATATACTTTGCTCGTAAAGGGTCTCCAGGTAATAAAATCTTATCAGCAATTTCACCTTGTTTTGCATTAATATGTACACTCATAATTTCACCCTCAATCTTAAAAATAAAAACAGTTCCTATATATTATATCTTTTTACCCCTTTATTATCCATTTATCTGATTTTGACTTGAAGAAATAATATGCAGAGATAACGAACTTTATTTATGTTTTTTATAGAAACATTCGTTTATTATCATTTGTGAACCTTGTAAGTTATGGATTTCTACGATATTATTTGCATTATAAACGAATAAAGGGGAAATTACATATGTATGGACAACCGTTAAGCAACAAATCAAAGAAAGTCATGTTATTAGGTTCTGGTGAGTTAGGGAAGGAAGTTGTCATAGAGGCACAACGTTTAGGAGTTGAGACAATAGCTGTCGACCGTTATGAACATGCTCCAGCTATGCAGGTGGCGCACCGTTCTTATGTAGTCGATATGTTAGACGGGGAAGAGCTGCGTCGAATTATTGAAGATGAACAGCCTGATTATATCGTTCCTGAAATTGAAGCAATTGCTACAGACACATTACTAGAATTAGAGCAAGAAGGCCTACATGTTGTTCCTACAGCTAAGGCAACAAAGTTAACGATGGATCGTGAAGGGATTCGCCGTCTTGCTAGTGAAGAGTTAGGGTTACCAACAGCAAAATACGCTTTTGCAGACACTTTAGAGGAATTAGAATTAGCTGTTAAGGAAATTGGAACACCGTGTGTAATAAAACCGATTATGAGTTCATCTGGTAAAGGTCAAAGTGTATGCCATACAATTGAGGATGTTGAAAAGTCTTGGACGATTGCATTAGAAGGTGCGCGAGCAAAGAAAACTCGTGTCATCGTTGAAGAATTTATTCACTTTGAATCGGAAATTACGCTTTTAACGGTTCGGTCGGTTTCTGGTACTTCTTATTGTGCGCCAATTGGTCATGTACAAGAAGATGGTGATTATATTGAGTCTTGGCAACCACATGTTATGACAGAGGGGCAAATTACAGAAGCAGAAGAGGTAGCAAAGAAAGTTACCGTTGCATTAGGTGGCTATGGTTTATTTGGAGTGGAGCTGTTCATTACAGATAAGGGAATTTATTTTAGTGAAGTTTCTCCTCGTCCACATGATACAGGCATGGTTACTCTGGCTACTCAAGAACTATCAGAATTTGCCCTTCACATTCGAGCAATATTAGGGTTTCCGATTCCTGAAATCCGTTTACTCTCACCAGGAGCAAGTAGAACTATTAAAGCTTGGGAAGAAAGTAAGGATTATCAAATATGTGGTGTAGAGGATGCTTTAGAAATACCTCGTACACAAGTAAGGCTTTTTGGAAAGCCTGAAACGAAGATAGGGCGTCGTATGGCGGTCGTTCTACATACAGCAGAAACTGTTGAAAGTGCACGGGAAAATGCAAAACTATCAGCAGATAAAATGAAGATCAATTATGAAAAATAAATTAAGGAATTAACGTGTAGTCGCTGAAAATAAGACTGTGTAGATTAAATTTTCTGTTAATCTGGAAAATAGTTCGTGACATTTTATAAATAGAAGATAAAATCAAAGAAAAGGGAAATGTAGGTATTTGAAACCGACTATTATCCCTTTTTCTTGTGAATTTCTACAGTTCCTATATATAAGCCTCTATAGTTTAGTAAAAAGGAGGACTCATATGTGTCTATAATTCTGTTACTAAATAAGAAGCTTGATTGAAAAAGTCGACTGATAATGAATTGAATTGTTTGAACACTTCAATCGATTATGTTACAACTATTATAAGGAAAAAACTTAATATAAACCACTCTAGGGGTGCTATCTAGCTGAGAATGACTAAATGTCATACCCTTATTACCTGATCTAGTTCATACTAGCGTAGGGAAGAAGTGTACGAACCTATCAGTTTTTTGATTTAAAGTTGAAACTGACAACCACTTCTTGCCATATGGTGAAGTGGTTTTTTATTTATTGGAGGCAAATACATGACTGAAAGATTAAAGGCTGTGTTACACCAAGTAGAAGAAAGACAGGAAGAATTAATTGAATTACTCAAAACACTTATTTCATTTGAAACTCCGGCACCACCAGCGAGAAATACGAAAGAGGCTCAATTATATGTTGCGGATTTGCTAGAAAAATTAGGGTTTAACATTGATATGTGGGATGTATATCCGAATGATCCAAATGTTGTAGGTGTACGAAAAGGAACAAATAACACTCAGCATAAAAGCTTAATAATCAATGGACATATGGATGTTGCGGAGGTAAATGAAGATGAAGA encodes:
- a CDS encoding NUDIX hydrolase, whose translation is MRYQFCPKCGGKLTINSEQDKNKPKCVDCGFVFYQNPIVGVAAIVIKNKQVLLGKRNISYKDKWCIPCGYVEYDEDVKEAVIREFNEETGIEINVQRVYEVHSNFHNPKQQTVGIWFLAEEIGGSLQANDDLSEVNYFSYSDLPELAFETDKLVLDKLKAEGYID
- the deoD gene encoding purine-nucleoside phosphorylase, translating into MSVHINAKQGEIADKILLPGDPLRAKYIAETFLENPKQYNEVRGMLGFTGTYKGEKVSVQGTGMGVPSISIYVHELINEYNVKSLIRVGTCGAFLDDVHVRDVILAMSASTDSAVNKVQFKGLDYAPTANFDLLKNAYDVVKQSGKKVHVGNVFTSDCFYDNDEQFVPLLAKHGSLAVEMESSALYTIAARYKAKALSILTVSDHLITGEQTTSEERQLTFNQMIEIALDTIISE
- the purT gene encoding formate-dependent phosphoribosylglycinamide formyltransferase is translated as MYGQPLSNKSKKVMLLGSGELGKEVVIEAQRLGVETIAVDRYEHAPAMQVAHRSYVVDMLDGEELRRIIEDEQPDYIVPEIEAIATDTLLELEQEGLHVVPTAKATKLTMDREGIRRLASEELGLPTAKYAFADTLEELELAVKEIGTPCVIKPIMSSSGKGQSVCHTIEDVEKSWTIALEGARAKKTRVIVEEFIHFESEITLLTVRSVSGTSYCAPIGHVQEDGDYIESWQPHVMTEGQITEAEEVAKKVTVALGGYGLFGVELFITDKGIYFSEVSPRPHDTGMVTLATQELSEFALHIRAILGFPIPEIRLLSPGASRTIKAWEESKDYQICGVEDALEIPRTQVRLFGKPETKIGRRMAVVLHTAETVESARENAKLSADKMKINYEK